The region ATCTTTATTCAACGACATCGCTGTTTTGACAGCATTGCTCCCACACTCTTTCTGAGATTGTTGATTATATCGTAAATGTATGCTTCAGTGCTATGCAATGCTGTGCTAAATCATCGAAAATTAAGCACCAAGATTTTGTTCCCCCATTCCAGAAATTCGTTATAGTGCATTGTTAATGCATACTTCAATGCTCAGTACACTGCTGTGCTTAATCATCAAAAAGCAAACAACAAGATTTTATGCCTCCTTCCAGATATTCGGGAACCGGAAGGACTCCCTTCTTTTCGAGCTCCTGGCGCCATGTGCCATGTGATCTCTTTTGCTTACAGCCTCGTTGCCGGTGACAGTGATCTGCCCCACGTGACGTCGGTTGGAGAAGTTGTTATTGCGCGTGCCCATGTAACAGTACTCTCCAGGCTTTGTGATGCGGAAACACGGCGGGTTGCAGGAGGCCGGTGCTTTGTTCAGTAGAGAATCAACGGTGCCACTAGTGTAACACCCTGTGTTGAGGTGcaggttcaacttctcagcgtCAAATTTATCCACGTGATCAACCACCTCAAGAGGCAAGCTGGAGCAAGCAGAGGGTTTGAGTGAACTGCATCCTTCCTTTACCCAGCACACATTTGTGCGATCCGTGCCTGTAATGAGATCAGGTGTAGATTTTGGCTCCCGTGAAAATACTTCTTGCTCATTACAAGCTAAAGGTGTTTGCTAAATACATTTTCATATAATACTTTTATGATGCTTTCTAACAGAAACTTGGTAACTTTTCGAAACAGTCGCTCAACGTTGTTAACTTTCAGTCAATGCATTAGTTATTTAACACCTGGATTACGTGGGCCTTTTATATGGTCTACCTAAGTGTGACAAAATCCATGTTTTTCAAAATGCTGCTGCTCACAGACTCGCCGTAGCAAAACAACCGCCCTCCAAAATAAACAATTGACACTCCATTGAATCACCCATAGTATGTAATGTTCTCCTCACTTTTTCGGCACTTCATGAATTATTCTTAACTAACAAATCAAACCTCCTGCTCATTGTTAACTTCTTAATTGCGGACTGTTCACAGTCAGTGTGTTGTGTGTTTTCGTCGAGTTGTGTCCATTGTTCAATTCGTTTAGGGAACATCTTGAATGTCCCGAAGCGAAAAAACTAAGGAGAGAACAAAAACTGCCCCCTTGAACGACATCTTCATCCGAGAACCGGTTGAACCTCTCGACCGTGGGAGCCTGAGCACGAGAACCTCGTGCTATGGGGTCACAAAATGCTTGAACGATCGAACTCGAGAAACACGGGAAAGTAAGATACTGTCATCAGTCTTTCTTGCTTATGATCAACGCGCATACTCGATCTCGGCGCCAGTACTGCTTGATCTCTCTCAATGCTTATAGATCATGACTTTATATTATGCGTATGGCTcagtttcatttttcttttacacaTGTTCATTCTTGCCTTATTGCATTGAATTTTTAAAAGGGCGAGagaaaaaatggattttaaCTCGTATTAGCAAAGTCAGGCGTGCATTCATCTCTCTGAGCCCTGTTTGGAGTTCTAAAAGAGACGTTCCGAAAAATTCAACCCAGGCACTTTATCTTCAATGCTCAGACAGTACTATTTTATGGCTCGGAACAACTCAGGTGATGGCAGCGGGAGCTTAGAGCGTCACATGGTTGTGTTGTCTGCTCTTTTGTAGGTTCAGGAAAAGATGACTGAGATATAGGAATCAGTATCAGTGGAAAAGGAAGGGTACAACGTTGCCTACGTACAAACATAGTACTACGGTAAAGTATTGGTTAGTAGATTTTGTATGGTAACACTCAGTTCAAATCAATTTTGACCGAAGTTGATACTGGGATACTTACGGTCTGTTCCTTGTCCAGCTCTGCCTGCTGGATTGTTGTTTGACCCTACGAAACAAAGTCAATGAGGAATATTAATCTTCTCGCATTAATACTCACTCTTACTACCTCTCCCTCTTACTCTCGCTGTTGATCTTTTAAGACCAGTTGTGTATGAGAGACGCTTCTTTACAGTACGTTCTCCGTTTGTGTTCGCTAACAAACCAAGTAAAATTGTTTTCCCTCTAAGGAAATCACTGGAGATTTCCCTTTCGGTGTTCTAAGAGCATTAACACGGGTACGTAGGCAAATATTCAGTGCAGGTTTGGACCAGAAAACAGGAAAAACCTCAGTGGCAGAGCTCGTTAAAAGAAAGATTGTGCATGGCAGAGGTCCTTTTAACATAGATTACGTCACCTGCCCCTTCGGTTTTGAAGTTTGAAAGGGTTCGTAACTGTTCCTGGACCGCTTAGTGTATACCCAACAGCTGGGTAAGAAACTAGCCATGACATGAAGACACATGAAGACACAACACTGAACTAACTGAATTGGATAAACCATCTGAAAGCAGTGGTTCACGGCACCTCTCAGCGGTATGGCCAATACCTTGCGCATGCGCACGTCTATATTACTCAGGCGGTGACAGTCATGGATATGACTGTCTCTTTCTTGTTGGGACTCACCAGCAtcactgtttttttgtttttgttttttttgcaaagaaacacGAAGGAATTTTCTGAGAATTCCCTGGATTTCTTGGGATTTATTCTCGGAAATTCTAAGGATTTCCCAGGATTTTCTTGAACAGTGTCGCACTGGCAGGCATAGTCAGGCGAAAGGTTCCAATGCCCCCGGCCCTGGTGATATACCTATCTGCATGCCTGCCGAACTGTAAGTTAATAGCAGCGTTTGAAGAACAAgagtttgcttgtttgttatttatttgtttgagcaggttgaagttgtggcagctattcagctggtgtggacctgctatacccacccacccatatactcaaaGAGGacggccacaacaccgggaacttcatcccctagtTCCTGTAAGATGTGAGGTTTGTTTGAATAAATCTGCTTTTTGCTATTACCGACAATCCTGAGATCAGTTTTCAATCCACTTACTCTTGTATCGAATCACGTAACACCTTTAAATGGTCTATTTCAACTGAACTGAGTCATGAAGGATTTCTTACCGGACCAGACGAAACAGATTACATCATCTGTTGTAACTGAAATGCGCTCGGGAAAGAAGCGATATTCCATGGCGGGATAAGTCTGCACAATGTTTCCTCTCTTTCCCATTCCCACGATGTAGTAAATGTTGGACTTTTGGTATTTTTTAGGAAGAAGGCTTCTTGATTTAAGCAGGATCACATGACTTCTGTCTTGGAATGTTCGTGCGACCTGAGCTGTGTTCAAGGCGAGTTGAAGGTCGGTTTTGCCGTCAGTAGCTTTAGTCTTCGGGTTATTCTTAAGCCTTCAAAGAGAAGttcatatatttattatttctttatttctttctaAAGCTTGACTTgaccaaaggaaagaaaaagggtGCACTATGAATCTCTAACGCTTAAGTCTGTGAATGAAACCCTCAAGTACGTGTGGCCAAGGCAAATAGAAGCTATTGGGCAACAGTACTTTCCTGTTGtgttgtttaatttgttttgctatACAAGGTGGTTTAGCTTTTGAGTTCGTGTGTAAAACTGCCTGATGTGCGACCATTCAAATgcaagctactgagcagtacatTGTTGTGGTGTTGTATATTTTGTTGTATGTAAGAGGTGCTTTTAACATCAAGTGTGGGCAGACAGATGAAAGTTGTCGAGCAGTACTGTTACTGTTTACTGTACAAGGTGGCTCTAAattttgagtctgtgggtgaaacCCTGAAGTGTGACCATACAAATGAAAGCTATTGAGCAGTTAACTTTCCTGTGGTACTATTTATTATGTTGTACAAACTGGTTCTaactacaatccgggtcaaaacacttcgggtcgacacttgtcaaattttgggcgaaaagcgGAGAATTTAGCGTACAGGCTTCCAACGTCATATGAGCAACTTGTGTTCTTCTTTAGCTGCCTTTGTCGCgccacctccccccccccctcccccccagacaatgttgaaacatgccagcgatcgatgaacggaacttgattttggagaccgtgaaaaatcaacattgtaagggaggggtgggggggggggggggagcgaattgtcccaacagttttgaccaggattgtagctttTGAGTCTGTGGATGAAAccctaaagtgtgaccattcaaatgaaagctatttAGCGGTACCTTTTTGTATGGTGTTGTTTCTTTTGCTGTACGAGGTGGTTCTAAGTGTTACCATTTATTTTTCATAGTAATGTTAGATTGTTTAAGTCAAAAGCTTCAGGAACGACTTACTTATCGTTGTCTTTAGCAGTAAATTCACGCGGACCATCATCAGTTGTAATGTTGTAtctgtgcaaaaaaaaaatattgatagAATTGCTATCGACAATAACACAGAGAAAACAGAGGGGCGGGTGGGGGGTTTGCCGTGTCACGATCAGTCGTAAAAGTTTTTTGTCGTCAATGGATAGCATGTCGACTGAGTCTTCTGCTAGAATATTTGGTTACACGTACAAGTCGAGTGGATCTGCTATCGTGGATTTTATGATTTCAAGCAAATCACTTCTATTTATCAAATATTTAACACATTCAATTCCATAAAAGGATTCTAAAATAGACCGTAAAGatatttaaaaaagtaaaaaaacagtgaaattAGTCATAACAACATGCCTATCAAAATCTGGTTTCCAATAAAACAATCGCAAGTGgtataaaaacattttttcatcaaaatgtgTCTGAAAGATAACTGAATAGCTACTGGAAGCATGACCCTCTCAAAATGTAAACTCTAAAAAGCTACAAAAACTGCATGGAGAGGGAAGGGTTTGTACTGACAACGACCAGCAAACTCTGTCTCCAATGTGAACGTCGTTGAAAGTTTTTATTGAAATGTATAAGATTTGCAACAGAATTCTGCCTTTAGTGAACTTTGGTCCACAACTTCATGTAGGTAACGAAAAAGGGAACGAAAGTTACGTCTTTAAAGGTTTCAGGCATTTCGGGACTTTGTAAAAAGATATATGTACACAATGCATGTGTTGTACTTTTTTAAATATCTCCAGTGAATACGGGTTTAAATATTTTCCAGCTTCTTCCACAAGATTAACGGGGATTaaactttaattttaattaaatagTAAGACTTTGCAATTGAAAGAAGGGatagaagaaagaaaataactttTTGAAACACAAAAATCAAGTCCATGTTAGGTTGGTTTAGTGTGGTTTTAGTATTTGACTCACCTTATGCGCAACACGCATCTTTGAGTTGTGTTGGTAGGAAAACAAGGCACCTTCCACTTGTACGACGAAAACTTGCCCTCCATGTTCATTCCGTTGTGGTTTACGACAGTGGAAGGAGCGTAGATTACTTCAGGGGGCTCTTGCACAACGACATACTGTCTTTTCTTGTCCGCTCCCTGTGACTTTAAATGCGATTCGTACGGCAACCCTCTCACCAGGTGAACTGATTTGTCTATACAGCTGTCCAGGACGCCCTCGCTTTTTTCGATGAAATTTGTGATAAATCGTGTCCATCTACCTCCTGCCGCCTTGCATGTAGTAGCATTAATGTACTGCAAAGCGCCTTTTAGTGATTCTCGATCCATGCACAAGTCTAGAGAACCAAGTTACAAACAAAAAGTGAGCTTACGAAGGCAAATCACAAGAGTAGCAGCATAAAAAACCCATAAATTTGTGTTTAGCACATAAGTGGTTAActgatta is a window of Montipora foliosa isolate CH-2021 chromosome 5, ASM3666993v2, whole genome shotgun sequence DNA encoding:
- the LOC138003391 gene encoding protein DD3-3-like isoform X2, translated to MKTIFHLGCLLATLFEPCMSDIYLHVPPGSNNRINGEGDNVQNANRLFDSQNNGKAGYNVGDALNSRATVNAITENRQLPMQFYMSECGKDAKKTEVEIMWTNQHGTGLKTDDMVESQVILQYMCQDFPEQRFPDGKITSASNDFQLHTIRNGQTKTQQGFHFSYPETSYVSKSYGLHEPYYYYRTYYGRERNKGLFTADQSLKNKDKAIYTRQNAAGTRRGLEVPEERDYYPYWGPTPWKDIAIMVSDNKTLNLMKEYVNSPNYGYKYLCMDRESLKGALQYINATTCKAAGGRWTRFITNFIEKSEGVLDSCIDKSVHLVRGLPYESHLKSQGADKKRQYVVVQEPPEVIYAPSTVVNHNGMNMEGKFSSYKWKVPCFPTNTTQRCVLRIRYNITTDDGPREFTAKDNDKLKNNPKTKATDGKTDLQLALNTAQVARTFQDRSHVILLKSRSLLPKKYQKSNIYYIVGMGKRGNIVQTYPAMEYRFFPERISVTTDDVICFVWSGSNNNPAGRAGQGTDRTDRTNVCWVKEGCSSLKPSACSSLPLEVVDHVDKFDAEKLNLHLNTGCYTSGTVDSLLNKAPASCNPPCFRITKPGEYCYMGTRNNNFSNRRHVGQITVTGNEAVSKRDHMAHGARSSKRRESFRFPNIWKEA
- the LOC138003391 gene encoding protein DD3-3-like isoform X1, with the protein product MNKKPILTLFLRLVLQTTEDTFFSSKLIRIMKTIFHLGCLLATLFEPCMSDIYLHVPPGSNNRINGEGDNVQNANRLFDSQNNGKAGYNVGDALNSRATVNAITENRQLPMQFYMSECGKDAKKTEVEIMWTNQHGTGLKTDDMVESQVILQYMCQDFPEQRFPDGKITSASNDFQLHTIRNGQTKTQQGFHFSYPETSYVSKSYGLHEPYYYYRTYYGRERNKGLFTADQSLKNKDKAIYTRQNAAGTRRGLEVPEERDYYPYWGPTPWKDIAIMVSDNKTLNLMKEYVNSPNYGYKYLCMDRESLKGALQYINATTCKAAGGRWTRFITNFIEKSEGVLDSCIDKSVHLVRGLPYESHLKSQGADKKRQYVVVQEPPEVIYAPSTVVNHNGMNMEGKFSSYKWKVPCFPTNTTQRCVLRIRYNITTDDGPREFTAKDNDKLKNNPKTKATDGKTDLQLALNTAQVARTFQDRSHVILLKSRSLLPKKYQKSNIYYIVGMGKRGNIVQTYPAMEYRFFPERISVTTDDVICFVWSGSNNNPAGRAGQGTDRTDRTNVCWVKEGCSSLKPSACSSLPLEVVDHVDKFDAEKLNLHLNTGCYTSGTVDSLLNKAPASCNPPCFRITKPGEYCYMGTRNNNFSNRRHVGQITVTGNEAVSKRDHMAHGARSSKRRESFRFPNIWKEA